In Longimicrobiales bacterium, a single window of DNA contains:
- a CDS encoding biopolymer transporter ExbD, with product MALMRKKNRPTGEIPTSSMADIAFLLLVFFLVTTVFDEERGLSIVLPEAENEVEVPPRNILFLMVQPDGLVNIQRGENPQIQAGVRASQISAIWRQELANNPNLIAAVQTAPNAPYRFMVDVLDQLQTAGADKISLQILE from the coding sequence ATCGGCCTACGGGAGAGATCCCGACGTCGTCCATGGCCGACATCGCGTTCCTCCTGCTGGTGTTCTTCCTGGTGACGACCGTCTTCGACGAGGAGCGCGGTCTCAGCATCGTGCTCCCCGAGGCCGAGAACGAGGTAGAGGTTCCGCCCAGGAACATCCTCTTCCTGATGGTGCAGCCGGACGGTCTGGTGAACATACAGCGCGGCGAGAACCCGCAGATCCAGGCGGGCGTCCGGGCCAGCCAGATCAGCGCGATCTGGCGCCAGGAGCTGGCGAACAACCCGAACCTGATCGCGGCGGTGCAGACGGCGCCGAACGCGCCGTACCGGTTCATGGTGGACGTGCTGGACCAGCTGCAGACGGCTGGTGCCGACAAGATCTCGCTTCAGATCCTGGAGTAG
- a CDS encoding biopolymer transporter ExbD encodes MMTKGGLKRKSKAASEIPSSSLADMAFLLLIFFMVTTTFRKEEDRDVVFPEAEATEKLEQPRKDVLHVYVESDGSIYINDQLYATQDVSNVIAPMYAANTAMVVMLRSDRDVAYTQIDQILEELQAAGAVRVSFYTNLEQRVTRERR; translated from the coding sequence ATGATGACCAAGGGTGGACTGAAGCGGAAGTCGAAGGCGGCAAGCGAGATCCCATCGTCCTCACTCGCGGACATGGCGTTCCTGCTGCTGATCTTCTTCATGGTGACCACGACGTTCCGCAAGGAAGAGGATCGTGACGTCGTGTTCCCGGAGGCGGAGGCGACGGAGAAGCTGGAGCAGCCGCGCAAGGACGTGCTGCATGTGTACGTCGAGTCGGATGGCTCGATCTACATCAACGACCAGCTGTATGCCACGCAGGACGTATCCAACGTGATCGCCCCGATGTATGCGGCGAACACGGCGATGGTGGTGATGCTGCGGTCCGACCGCGACGTCGCCTACACACAGATCGACCAGATCCTGGAAGAGCTGCAGGCGGCTGGCGCGGTTCGTGTATCGTTCTACACGAACCTGGAACAGCGGGTGACCCGCGAACGGAGGTAG
- a CDS encoding TonB family protein, with amino-acid sequence MEQMSTFDTANDRFKRGFGDWFWYSIAGAALFHVVLFAFFPNLSSADVSITTESMEAIDIPDNIEIPPPPEQIARPATPVVSAADISEDITIAPTTFDANPIENLPPPPSSSAGDADLSAAPVFTPMTVAPELQNRADVQRALVRNYPPLLRDAGIGGSPTVHFFIDENGRVLKTLLSKSSGYPALDDAAIAVAQQMKFSPALNRDKKVQVWVEIPIVFTAK; translated from the coding sequence ATGGAACAGATGTCCACTTTCGACACTGCGAACGACCGCTTCAAGCGGGGTTTCGGCGACTGGTTCTGGTATTCCATCGCCGGCGCCGCCCTGTTCCACGTGGTGCTGTTCGCGTTCTTCCCCAACCTGTCCTCGGCGGACGTGTCGATCACGACCGAGTCGATGGAAGCCATCGACATTCCGGACAACATCGAGATCCCGCCGCCGCCGGAGCAGATTGCGCGTCCGGCGACGCCGGTGGTAAGTGCCGCCGACATCAGCGAGGACATCACGATCGCACCGACGACGTTCGATGCGAACCCGATCGAGAACCTGCCGCCGCCGCCGAGCTCGTCGGCGGGCGATGCGGATCTGTCGGCGGCGCCGGTATTCACGCCGATGACGGTCGCGCCGGAGCTGCAGAACCGGGCCGACGTGCAGCGGGCGCTCGTGCGGAATTATCCGCCGCTGCTGCGAGACGCGGGCATCGGCGGCAGCCCGACCGTTCACTTCTTCATTGATGAGAACGGCCGCGTCCTGAAGACGCTGCTGTCGAAGTCGAGCGGGTATCCGGCGCTGGATGATGCGGCGATTGCCGTCGCCCAGCAGATGAAGTTCTCGCCCGCGCTGAACCGCGACAAGAAGGTCCAGGTGTGGGTGGAGATCCCGATCGTCTTCACTGCGAAGTAA
- a CDS encoding YggS family pyridoxal phosphate-dependent enzyme: MYRERLKENLPQVRERIERALERSGRRHAVRVVAVTKGHPVDAVRDAAGAGLHDVGENRVQELDAKRTELEGSDVTVTWHLIGHLQRNKARRAVQLFDRIHSIDSLRLARELSAEAARAGITVRGLVQVNVSGEQSKGGFDADRAVEEIRQVAALPSIECEGLMTMAPLTDDEAVVRATFAGARALLERCIAEGAGLSGAELSMGMSGDFEIAVEEGSTMLRLGTILFGERTQ, encoded by the coding sequence ATGTATCGTGAACGACTGAAGGAGAACCTGCCGCAGGTGAGGGAGCGCATCGAGCGTGCGCTCGAGCGGTCCGGCCGGCGGCACGCCGTGCGCGTAGTGGCGGTAACGAAGGGGCATCCTGTGGATGCGGTGCGTGACGCCGCCGGAGCCGGGCTGCATGACGTGGGCGAGAACCGCGTCCAGGAGCTGGACGCCAAGCGCACTGAGCTGGAGGGCTCGGACGTTACAGTCACCTGGCATCTGATCGGGCACCTGCAGCGCAACAAGGCCCGGCGGGCGGTGCAGCTTTTCGATCGCATCCACTCCATCGATTCGCTGCGGCTCGCGCGCGAGCTGTCGGCGGAGGCGGCACGCGCCGGCATCACTGTACGTGGCCTGGTGCAGGTGAACGTGTCGGGCGAGCAGTCCAAGGGCGGCTTCGATGCGGATCGGGCCGTCGAGGAGATCCGGCAGGTGGCGGCGTTGCCGTCGATCGAGTGCGAAGGACTCATGACGATGGCGCCACTGACGGATGACGAGGCGGTAGTTCGCGCCACGTTCGCAGGTGCGCGCGCGCTGCTGGAGCGGTGCATTGCAGAGGGTGCGGGGCTGAGCGGCGCCGAGCTGTCGATGGGGATGTCCGGCGACTTCGAGATCGCCGTCGAGGAAGGAAGCACAATGCTGCGACTTGGTACGATCCTGTTCGGAGAGCGAACCCAATGA